GAGGCAAACGGAAAGGAGGGCAGACGCAATTATATACAAACAAGGCGGCCGATTGGCCGCCTTGTGAAATAAAATATGAGGAGTGTCCCGAATTATTCCCATTTTACAAAAAATTGCCCCTATCGCTTGACTCCACCAGAGAATGCGGCAAGCTTAACTAATGTTGAAGCTTACTGCCAAACCTCTTGAAAACCTGGAGCCACTACCATGAAAGCCATCATGATACTCAGTATTGCCGTGCTGATGGCAGTCGCGCTGCCTGCGGCGGATGGCCTCTGCGACAGCGAGGCGAGACCTCTCCTCCAGTCACAGTCCAAGCCGGAGGAAGAACCGCGGCTGACCCGCACGGTTTTCCTGTCAGGGCTTAGCGATCCATGGGACCTGGCGTTCACTCCTGATGGGGCGCTGCTGTTCACCGAGAAGTGCCGCGGACTGTCGGTTCGCCGCACAGATGGCAGTATCCATCGATTGTTCGGCACAAAAGGTTCCTCCGTGGTTGCCGGGGATTTTTTCTGCCGGGGGCAGAGCGGCATGCACGGAGTAGCTGTTGATCCTGATTTCGTGCGCAACCGCTTCGTATATGTTTACATGCCGTCGAAGCTTGGCAGTCCGGCAACCAATCGGGTCATCCGCCTGACCGTCGACAGGGGATATTCAAAAGTGAGCAACCGCAGAGACATCGTGACCGATATTCCTTTCAAAAACAGCTTCAATCGCTGGGGCGGAGCGGGAGCGCATAGCGGCGGCCGCATCCGCTTCGGTCCATCCGACGGGTTCCTCTACGTCACCACCGGCGACAACCATAACGGACTGCTGCCCCAGGACCTGAAGCGCCTCGGGGGGAAGATTCTCCGCATCGACCGCAACGGTGCGGCCGCACCGGGCAACAAAACCCCGTCGGGCGGAGATCCGCGGATCTTTACCTACGGGCATCGCAACGTCCAGGGGATTGCCTTCCATCCCGGAACCGGCCGTCCCTATTCATGCGAGCATGGACCGGGGCGTGACGATGAAGTGACTCCGCTTTTCTCCGGAGGAAACGGCGGCTGGGATCCAAAACCAGAGCCGGGTGTCGACTGCGCAAGCAACTATTGCGGCTATGTCTCGAACAAGCGGGACGGCACGCCGACGCCAATGACCGACATCGGCAAGTTTCCCGATGCGATGCGACCTTCCTGGAACAACAACGGAATATCAGAAGGCATGTCCCCGTGCGTCTTTCTTAGCGGCGCGAAATGGAAAGCATGGGAGGGCCGCCTGGCGGTGGGATTCCTGCGCGGCCAGCGCATTGATATTCTGAAGCTGAACCAGGCCGGGGTGACGACTGGGATATTGAAAATGCCCGACATACCGTCTGAACGGATTCGAACCCTCGTCCTCGGTCCCGAACAGGCGCTTTTCGTCTCCACCGATGACGGTGAAATATGGCGGATAACCGCAAGTCCTTAGCTTTTGTTTCCGATTGAAAAGCGGGGGTAATTCCAAACCATTGGAGGCAAATTGGCTATGGACAGACAGGGATGCAACTGCAGCAAGGTGAAAAATGAAATGACCTGCAAGGCATGCGACAATGAAATGCCGCTATCCTTCTGGTGCGAGACCTGTCAGCTGCTGGTGCCTGAAAAGCGCTGCCCAAGCTGCGGGCTGAAGGCTAAAAGAGTTAGACGGCCCGACCATACGTGATCTGAATATCAAAATACTGCTATATTAAAGGGTGCAAGTGCCGCAAGTGCCGGGGTCAGGCTTGCCTTTCTGTTATTTTCAAGAGCAACTCACGCGCAACAGACACCTTTCGCCCGGTTCCTGCATCCTCAACCGCGGCCAGACGCCGGGCTGACCTGCCCAGAACGGTAATATCGCGCCCGAGATAACCACCCAACGCCGTCAGGGACAGCGCGGGTGTTTCAAGCACCAACAACGCGGCAAGCGCCCGCGCTTCACTGGCGGGGCGGTGCTTCCCCGGCGCTCTCAACTGGTCATCCGAAACTCCGTACACCTGACATACAGAGGCAATGACATCTTTCAGGGCGATTGCATGCACCACCGGCTCATCGCCCTTTGATAGCGCCTCTTCGACAAAAGTACCGTCACCCAGAATCCGTCCTTCGTGTGAACCGGAATGGAACTCGGAACGCCGCAGTTCGCCAATACCATCAAGCACAAACTGTTGATAGCGTATGCGGACATCCTCGCCCCCACCCAGGCATGCCAGCAGCCATTCCGTTGTCAGCCAGGGTATCTCTTCCTGGCCTGCATACGCGCGGTGGCTGCTCCAGAGATAGTCAGCCGGTTGTTTGACCATACCGGCTCGCACCGGATTAAGGTGGAGATAGCGTACCAGCTCAAGCAGATATGAATTAGCATCGATCAAGAGCGCTTTATAGCGCCCCTGGAAGAGATGACCGGTACGGGATTGGCTGTAGTTGATCCAGGCGGTGTAACGTTGGGATAGTTGCTGCATAATACGGGAAAGCGGTGTCGTGCCGGTCTGCACTATCAGATGGATATGGTTGGTCATCAGGCAGAATGCGTGGATACGGCAGCCGAACGTATCTATTGCTCGCTGCAAAAACAGGTAAAAACGGGAGCGGTCGCGGTCATTGAAGAAGACGGTCTGGCCTGCATTACCGCGCAGGATAACGTGGTAAACAGCGCCGGGATAATGGATACGAGGTTTGCGTGCCATGCAGGATATGTAGCAGCGAATAACAGAAAGTCAAGCCTGACCCTAAAGGAGTTCCGTAGAAGATCCATTACCCGAGAATTACAGGGACAGTTTACTTAACTCCATGGATTATTTTACGAACAGCATCCATCAACATCGGTAAATCGTCACGAATTGTGTTCCATACAATCTCCAGATCAACGCCGAAATATTCATGCGCCAGCAGATTGCGGAAATCCTTGACGTCCTGCCACGGTATCTCAGGATATTGGCGTTTCAACTCCTCTGACAGCTTGCCAACTGCCTCACCGATAATTTCGAACTCGCGAATTACCGCCGAGTAACGCATTCGGTCCTGAACAAACCCATCACACGTTATTCCCTTAACATACGACTGGATGGCTGCGCCGGATTCCAGAATATCTTGACAATAGAGGAGTTGCGGACGCTCAGACATAAATGATTTCCTTGGCTACTATCTCCCTCGCCAGCGGCTTCAAGGAACTCTCAATCCCCAGGTCTACCGTCTTGCCGAACTGCGCCTCGAGATAACGCCTGACACCAAGGAAATTCCCCAAGGACTTCTTTTCGGACATTATCTCTATGGCAATGTCGATATCAGAATCTTCACGAGCATCTCCACGGGCATAACTTCCGAAAAGACCGACGCTCACGACACCGAAACGCTGGGCCATTTCTTCTTTGTGCGTCTGCAAGAACGTGAGGATATCTTTTTTGCTTCTGACCATTCCATAACTCCCTAAACTTGCTAAACTGGAGTATACGTTTGCACTATCTAAAATGCAAGAAGGGCAGCCAATTGGCTGCCCTTCCTCATTCTACTTCAAATTCTTCTTTATACGCTCCACCGCTTCAATCACGTTTTCCCTGTGACCGAAGGCTGAGAGCCGGAAGAACCCTTCGCCGCTGGGGCCAAAGCCGGAGCCGGGGGTGCCGACCACGTTACATTCATTCAGCAGCTTGTCAAAGAAGTCCCAGCTGCTCATACCACCCGGGGTCTTGAGCCAGATGTAGGGGGCATCCACTCCGCCGTAGCAGGTGACGCCAACCTCTTTCAGGCCTTCACGGATGATCCGGGCGTTTTCCATGTAGTAATCGATAATTTCTTTAGTCTGCTTCCATCCCTCTTCGCTGTACACCGCCGCAGCAGCACGCTGGACCGGGTAGGAGGCGCCGTTGAACTTGGTGGTGGTGCGGCGCAGCCAGAGCTTGTTGAAGCTGTACTTCTCTCCGCTGGCAGTGGTGCCCATCACCTCTTCCGGTACAACTACCAGACCGCAACGCACGCCGGTAAAACCAGCAGTCTTGGAGAAGGAGCGAAACTCGATGGCGCACTTTTTGGCCCCTTCAATCTCATAGATCGAGTGGGGGATCTCAGGGTTGGTGATAAAGGCCTCATAGGCAGCATCAAAGAAGATGATGGCGTCGTTGGCATTGGCATAATCAATCCACTTCTTCAGCTCGGCCTTGCTGGCCACGGTGCCGGTGGGGTTGTTGGGGAAGCAAAGATAGATGATGTCCACCTTCTGAGTCGGCAGTGAGGGGATGAAGTTGTTGGCCTCGTTGCAGGGCAGGTAGACGATGTTCTGGTAGTAGCCCTTCTCATCGGCCTCGCCGGTGCGGCCGATCATGACGTTGGTGTCGTTATAGACCGGGTAGACCGGGTCGCCGATGGCAACCACGTTGTCCAGTGCAAAGATATCCAGGATGTTGGCGCAGTCGCACTTGGAGCCGTCAGAGATGAACATCTCTTCAGTCTTGAGATCAACCCCCAGTGGCTTGTAGGATTTCTCGATAATGGCATTGATCAACCAGTCATAGCCCTGCTCCGGGCCGTAGCCTGCAAACTGGTCGGTGGTGGCCAGATCATCCACTGCGGCATGAAACGCCTTCAGTACAGTCGGTGCCAGGGGGCGAGTTACGTCACCAATCCCTAGGCGGATAACCTTTGCACTTGGGTTGGCAGCGGTAAACTCACGTACACGACGGCCGATTTCAGGAAACAGGTAGCCAGCCTTCAACTTGAGGTAATTATCATTAATTTTTGCCATTACGGAACATCCTCCACTTGTGTTTTTATAAAGGAAATGCCGCATGGAGCGGCAAACAACTTGTCAATCATTCTAAACATATCAAACACAACAATTAATGAGACCTACAACCTTTAAAATTACAACCGCTAACAGCACTTTGTTTTGGGCGGGCACAACCGAAATAGAGCTCTTTAGTTGTTCTAGAGCGCCTAGCAACCACTACTGGAAAACCACATAGAGGACAAGGCCCTGTTTTCTCTCCATGCTCTGTTGGCCTTTCCATAGGATCCTTTTCACACATGGTAAAAACCTTATGATTTTGCCACTAAATCACTAATCAAGTTATAGAAAAACACCACAACTCCGAATCCAACAATCAAGAGCATAGCACCAACAAAAATCATGGAAATCAATGAGATAGCTGTACCAGCCTTATTAAAAAAGGCCAACAACCGAGGAAATTTTGAAGATATAAAGCCAACTATATAGCGACGTAAAATATAAACAACAGCTATAAAACCACCAGCAACAGCGAGAATTTCAATAAGTTGCTCAGGCTTCTTTGATATTAGCCTCATAGCAGACAATAAAATATGCTCAATCATTGACATTCTCTCGCTTAATCTTCTACTTCAGTCCCAGCACATCCTGCATATCGTACAGCCCCGGCTGCTTGCCCACAATCCACTTGGCTGCGCGGACAGAGCCACGGGAAAACATATCGCGGCTCATGGCACGGTGGGAGATCTCGATCCGCTCACCCATGCCGATGAAGTAGACGGTATGCTCACCCACGATGTCGCCACCCCGCACGGTCTGCATGCCGATCTCTTCCTTGGTCCGCTCGCCGCAGATCCCTTCGCGGTGATAGTTGGCCACCTGATTGTAGTCGCGGCCCAGCGCCTCAGCCACCACCTCGCCCATCCGCACGGCAGTGCCGCTGGGGGAGTCTTTCTTCTTGTTGTGGTGCAGTTCAACGATCTCCACATCAAAGTCATCGCCCAGGGTCTTGGCCAGATCCTTGAGCATCTTGAAGCAGACATTGACACCAACGGACATGTTGGGGGCCAGCACCGCCGGAATATCCTTGGCCAGTTCAGCAGCCAGGGCACGTTCTTCCGGGGTGAAACCGGTGGAGCCGATCACGATTGACTTCTTCTTCAGACCGCAGACCTCCAGGTTCTTGAGCGAGATCTTGGGGGTGGTGAAATCGATCAGGACATCACATCCCTCAACCACAGCGTTCAGATCGTCGGAGATGGCAACACCCAGCTGACCGCAACCGGCAATCAGACCGGCGTCCTGACCAATCTGGGGATGACCGGGACGCTCCAGGGCACCGGAGATGATGCAGCCTGCTTCAACCGCGGCAACGATAATTCTCTGTCCCATGCGGCCGGCGGCGCCGCAGACGGCAATCTTGATCATACTAAACCTCTTTACTCACCACAGAGGGCGCGAAGGAACACAGAGGAAATCAAAAACAGTTTCTTTAAGCTCTTGGGGAAAACATACAAAAACAATCTTTGTATTGGATTCTTTTTGGTCTCCGGTTCTCTCTGCGTCCTCTGCGGTAAAATAGAATTAAATCAGCTTGTACTCTTTCATAATGGCTTCCAGCTTCGCCTTATTGGCCGCGCTCATCGGAGCCAGCGGCAGGCGGACCTCATCGGAGCACTTGCCCATCAGCGCCAGGGCGGTCTTGACCGGCACCGGGTTGCTCTCAATAAACATGGCATTGCTGATCTTGAGCGTATCCAGATGCAGCTGACGGGCCTTTTCCAGATCACCGGCGTAGAAAGCATCGGTCAGATCGCCAATCGCCTTGGGCATGATGTTGGCAGTGACCGAGATGACCCCCTTGGCGCCGCAGGCCATCATCGGGAAGGTGATGAAGTCGTCACCGGAAAAGACATCAATCTGATCGCCGCAGAGGGCCATGACTTCAGAGGCCTGCTGCAATGAGCCGGTGGCCTCTTTGATGGCAACGATATTCTTGTGCCCGGCCAGGCGTGCCACCGTCTCCGGCAGCAGGTTGACACCGGTGCGGCCCGGCACGTTGTACAGAATCTGCGGGATCTCAACGGCATCGGCAATGGCGGTATAGTGAAGATACAGCCCTTCCTGGGTCGGCTTGTTGTAGTAGGGGGTTACCAGCAGCACCCCGGCCACACCGATCTCTTTGGCCTCGCGGGTCAGATGGATAGCCTCGGCAGTTGAGTTGGAACCGGTACCTGCGATGACCGGTACGCGCCCTTTGGCCTGGTCAAATACGATCTTGATGACGTTCAGATGTTCTTCATTATCCAGAGTGGACGATTCACCGGTTGTCCCGCAGGCCACGATGGCATCGGTACCGTTCTCGATCTGAAAATCCACCAATTCACGCAGCTTCTTCTCGTCAACCGCACCGTTATTGAATGGGGTTACGATAGCTACAATGCTTCCCTTGAACATGACTGCCTCCCCTGACGTAAATAGAAAACCAAGCTACTGACATTATTTCAGTATATTCAAAATCACGCAAAATCATTGTTTCGTTTGCTTATCAGCTGGCAAGCCAGCTGATAACAGGCCTCCACATGCTGATTACCGATATAGCGCATTATACTGATGCTGATGGCGGCGGCAGTCGCCTGCCCCACCAGCGGCACAAAACGAGCCACACTTTTGATCCCCACCCGCGCCCCCATTTTAGTCACCAGTGAGGTTACCAGACTGGTGGTAACCGCCTTGCCAATCAAGCGGGAACCCAGGCGTTTGGCCAGATCAAAGGCCATAATCTTCAGTTCCGAGCTCAGCTCTTCCACCTGTTCCGGTGAAAGGCCGAAACGGGCATTGATCCGGGGCAGCAACTGCATCAGCATCCCCACATCCGCCACCAGATCGCTACCGGGCAACGGCACCAGTACCGCAGCCCCGGAAACCAGTGCTCGCCTGGTGACCATCGCGCGACAGTCGTTACGGGCCTGATTAATTTCATCCAGCGTGGCTACGGCCAGGTCAAGGCTCATGCCCTTCCTCACAGACTGATTACAGAAACGAGGTGCTCCACCCATGTACCGCTGCAGATTCGCCTGACAGCGAACCAAAAACAGCCTTAACATCAGCTAATACGTTGAAAACGGTACTATATAGAAAAAGTGGAATTTTTTAACACAGCCCCCGTCAAAAGTCAAAACGTGTTTATACGGTTGATAAAGGCGATCAACAGACCGTAATGAAAGTGATTGAAGGGGAAGCTGATCCGGGGCAGCAGCGCCAGCTCCGGCTCATCATCCTCAACCAGCAGCGGCTCACAACTGACGATCCGGCCGCCCGGCAGGATCAGCTCGGGGAACTCCTGCTCCAGCATGTCGAGCTGCTCAGGCAGCAGCTCCCTGGTAAGGCGCACAATGATCCGGTCGTCATAAAAACGGATGGAGTGATAGTTTTTGTAAAATGTCTCGATGACCGCGGCAGCCTCGCGTTCATCCTTGGTAATGGTGAAGATCGAAAAATCCTCGCCGGAGATCAGCCCCTTGGCCAGCAGCTGTTCCTTGACAAACTCAAAGAACTGTTCCCAGAAACCATCTTCATCATCCACCAGCACCAGCGGCTTGGGAGAGGTCTTGCCGGTCTGCACCAGGGTAAAGACCTCCATCGCCTCATCCAGGGTACCGAAGCCGCCGGGAAAAACCGCCACCGCATCGGCCTCTTTCACAAAGGCCACCTTACGATTGAAGAAATATTTGTAGGTGACCAGCCGGGGATTGTTGTGCATGACCGGGTTGGCACTCTGCTCAAACGGCAGCTTGATGTTGACGGCAAAGGAGTTCTCGCTGCCGGCTCCCTCGTTGCCGGCCTGCATGATACCGGGACCGCCGCCGGTAATGGTCATCCAGCCCTGTTCCGCCAGCAGGCGGCTGAAGCGGATGCAGGTCTGGTAGATCGGCTCGTCAGGCCGGGTACGGGCAGAACCGAAAATGGTGACCTTTTTACGCTCACGGTAGGGACCAAAGACCCGGGTGGTGTAACGCATCTCCCGCAGGGTGCGGTTGATCAGCTTCAGGTCCGGCATGTAACTGGTTTCCTGACCGATTTTGAGCGAGGAAATAATCAGCTCCCGCACCAGATGCGGGTGTACCACCCCGCCTGCTGCGCTGATCAGCCGGTCAAGCAGCCGGTCAACCTCTTCGTTCGTATGGGAAAAACTTAACTCCATAGCACCCCCGGCATGGCGTTCAAACCGTGCAAATAGTCGCGTACCCTAGCACAGTTACAGCTAACTGTAAACCGCCGGCCTCGGGAATCACAGCTTGATTTTATCTGAAGCGCTAGTGTAGTATGCAACCTCTTTTGACAACCATTTATCGATACAGACAAGGAGTCCCGCACCATGCTTGACGTCATACGTAAAAAGAAGGAATCGGTCGTCATCAAGGCCGTTTTCGTGATCATTGTGTTGTCATTTATCGGCACCATTTTCCTGGTCTGGGGCAAGGGTGACGAAGGGATGGGCAGGAGCGCCGGCTATGCCGCCAAGGTTGACCGCACCACCATCTCGCTTGAGGCCTACCAGAACGCCTACCAGAACATGGCTGAAACCTACCGCCAGATCTTTGGCGCCAACTTCACCCCGGAGTTGGAAAAACAACTCAACCTTCGCCAACAGGCCATTGACCGCCTGATTGACAGCACCCTGATCATAAAAGCCGCCAAGAGCCAGGGGGTATCAGTCAGCAAGGAAGAAATCTCCGCTGCCATCGCCGGCATGTCGGCCTTCCAGCAGAACGGCAGCTTTGATTTCGGGCTCTACCAGCAGATGCTGAAAGCGAACCGGATCACCCCGGATGCCTTTGAAGAATCCAAAAAGCGTGAACTGCTGATTGAAAAGACCCGCAAGGCTGTGATGGACAAGGTCGTGATCAGCGATGACGAGGCCTTGAAGCAGTTCCACAAGGAACAGGACAAGCTGGAGTTGAGCTACGCTTCATTCAGTGCTGCCGATGTCAGTGCCGAAGTAAAACTTGGCGACGCCGACCTGCAGGACTACCTGACCAAAAACGCCGAGAAGTTCAAGAGCCCGGAGAAAATTGCCCTGTCCTGGTTCGTGCTGGAAAACAGCGGCCAAAGCCATGTGCAGGCGGTAACGGCTGAAGAGCAGGAGAGCTTCTACCGCAAAAACATGGATCGCTATGTTGACAAGGACAATGCCCCGCTCCCCTATGAGCAGGTAAAAGAGCGGGTCAAGGCCGATGCACAGCGCCAGAAAGCAGCCAAGGCCCTCTATGAAAAGGCTGCCGACACCCTGTTCCAGAACATCAAGTCCGGCGACCTTGGCTTGGTGGCAGCCAAGCTGGGCGCAAAAACCCAGGACACCCCGCTTTTCAGTGCAAACGCAGCTCCGGCCGCTCTGGCCGGTGAGACTGCCCTGCTGAAAAAGGCCTTTGAGTTGAAGCAAGGCGAGCTGGGCGGCCCGGTGGAGACAGCAAAAGGGATTTACATCTTCAAGGTCAAGGAGAAGAAGGCTGCCGAACTGCCCCCCCTGGCCCAGGTCCGCACCACGGTCGAACAGCAACTGCGCGCCCTGAAGGCAGCGGAGCTGGCAAAGCAGAAGGCGGTTGAGGCGCAGAAACAGCTGGCAGGCAACGGCGCCGGGCTGAAGCTGCAGGCGACCCCGGCCTTCGGCTACAATTCCAAAGGTGATCTGCCCGGCATCGGCAACTCAAAACCGTTGATGGAGAAGGTCTTTGAATTGACAACAGCCGGCGCAACACCGTCTGAACCGATGCTGGTGGGCAATCGCTGGTATGCGGTACGGCTGAAGCAACGCAACGCTGCTCCCCAGGCGGACTTTGCTCCCCGCAAGGATGAAGTCAAACGGCAGCTTCTGCCGGCAAAACAGGAAGAGGCGCTGCGTGCCTGGCTGAAGGAGCTGCGCAGCAAGGCCAAGATCGTGTACAATCCGGCACTTACCGCCGCTAATCAGTAACGTTGAAAACAAAGGAGAGCTGACATGTCCCAGCCTGTTAAACAAACCGATTTCCCCGGCCTGAAACTGGTCAACCGCGGCAAGGTACGGGATATTTACGACCTGGGTGATGCCCTGCTGATGGTCACATCGGACCGGATCTCGGCCTTTGACGTGATCATGAACGAGCCGATCCCGGACAAGGGCAAGGTACTGACCCAGATTTCAAAATTCTGGTTCAGCCAGATGGAGGATATCATCCCGAACCACATCATCTCCACCGATGTGGCTGACTACCCGGCTGCCTGCCAGCCGTACGCCGAGGTGCTGGCCGGACGTTCCATGCTGGTCAAGAAGGCTGAGCCGCTGGCAGCCGAGTGTATCGTACGGGGCTATGTCTCCGGTTCCGGCTGGAAGGATTACAAGGCCACCGGTTCCATCTGCGGCATCAAACTGCCTGAAGGCCTGAAGGAATCCGACCGCCTGGCTGAGCCGATCTTCACCCCCTCCACCAAGGCCGAACTGGGAACCCATGATGAGAACATCAGCTTTGACGAGATGGTCAAGGTATGCGGCAAAGAACTGGCCGAGCAGGCCCGCGAGGCGACCATCAGGATCTACTGCCGTGCCCGGGAGATTGCCGACCAGAAGGGAATCATCATTGCCGACACCAAGTTTGAATTTGGCGTCTATGAAGGCAAGCTGATCATCATCGACGAATGCCTGACCCCCGACTCCAGCCGTTTCTGGCCCAAGGATCAGTACCAGCCGGGCGGTCCTCAGCCCAGCTTTGACAAGCAGTTCCTGCGGGATTACCTGGAAACCCTGGATTGGGGCAAGACCGCACCGGCACCGCCGCTACCGGAGGAAATCGTGACCAAGACCGGCGAAAAGTACAAGGAAGCACTGTTTAAACTGGCGGGCATAACCGTCTAAAAAAGCAGTTTCCGGAGCAATGAGACAAGGGGGTGACTGCCAATCACCCCCTCTTTTTTTAATGAAACGAAAAGTATTACTACCCCGGCTACACTCCCCGCAAAACCTGCCGCCATCACGCCTTGACACATTTAATCAATCGTTTAACTAATTGAAATAACTAAATTATTAAATAATTATAAGTTGACACGCCCTCAAAAAGGTCGATAAACAGCAGTACAATAATTCATTAACCACTAACATTCATTTCCATCCAAATTCTTTGCAGCACCACCACTCAGCTTTCGCTACGAACTGTCCGGACTGTGGGGCGAACCGAAAGGAGTACTACCAGAAAACCCCGGAAGAACCCGTTGGAAAGAGTTTGAGCAACTGTTTGAGCAGTAGCGCAACACACACCCTGAGGTAACCACGCAAAGGAGAAGAGAAGATGAAGAGACTGTTTACCCTGATTGCCGTTGCCGGTAGTTTGGCAGTAACAGCAATTGCCTCCGCAGACACCCTGACACTGACCACTGACAAGCCCTGTTACACCCGTGGTCAACAGGTAAAGTTCACCGCTGTCTACAAAAAAAGTGACGGCAGCGCAATCACCTCTCCCAGCAAACGTGAACTCCGCCTGCGTGACAAGGCAAACGGCAACACCCTGGCTACGGTCAGCATGACCAATGCCGGCAGCGGCACTTATACCTACAACTATACCCTGTCTTCATCAGCAGTATACGGCACCTATGAAACCCGTCTCGACTTCATTTACAACAACGTTGAAACCAAGATCTACTTCAACCAGCCTGTCGTAGCTTCCAGTTGTACAACCACTCCGCCTCCGCCTCCGGTCAACAACCACGCCGGTCTGACCTACACCGGCACCACCATGTGCCTGCAGTGCCACACCAAACAGGCCACCGATCTGGCCGGTTCGGTCCACTACAAGTGGGAGACCCCCTACGCTGCCATCAGCAACAAGCCGGGGGTAACCGGCGGTAAACTGAACACCGCCGTCAACGCCTAC
Above is a window of Trichlorobacter lovleyi SZ DNA encoding:
- a CDS encoding phosphoribosylaminoimidazolesuccinocarboxamide synthase yields the protein MSQPVKQTDFPGLKLVNRGKVRDIYDLGDALLMVTSDRISAFDVIMNEPIPDKGKVLTQISKFWFSQMEDIIPNHIISTDVADYPAACQPYAEVLAGRSMLVKKAEPLAAECIVRGYVSGSGWKDYKATGSICGIKLPEGLKESDRLAEPIFTPSTKAELGTHDENISFDEMVKVCGKELAEQAREATIRIYCRAREIADQKGIIIADTKFEFGVYEGKLIIIDECLTPDSSRFWPKDQYQPGGPQPSFDKQFLRDYLETLDWGKTAPAPPLPEEIVTKTGEKYKEALFKLAGITV
- a CDS encoding peptidylprolyl isomerase, yielding MLDVIRKKKESVVIKAVFVIIVLSFIGTIFLVWGKGDEGMGRSAGYAAKVDRTTISLEAYQNAYQNMAETYRQIFGANFTPELEKQLNLRQQAIDRLIDSTLIIKAAKSQGVSVSKEEISAAIAGMSAFQQNGSFDFGLYQQMLKANRITPDAFEESKKRELLIEKTRKAVMDKVVISDDEALKQFHKEQDKLELSYASFSAADVSAEVKLGDADLQDYLTKNAEKFKSPEKIALSWFVLENSGQSHVQAVTAEEQESFYRKNMDRYVDKDNAPLPYEQVKERVKADAQRQKAAKALYEKAADTLFQNIKSGDLGLVAAKLGAKTQDTPLFSANAAPAALAGETALLKKAFELKQGELGGPVETAKGIYIFKVKEKKAAELPPLAQVRTTVEQQLRALKAAELAKQKAVEAQKQLAGNGAGLKLQATPAFGYNSKGDLPGIGNSKPLMEKVFELTTAGATPSEPMLVGNRWYAVRLKQRNAAPQADFAPRKDEVKRQLLPAKQEEALRAWLKELRSKAKIVYNPALTAANQ